Proteins from a genomic interval of Nasonia vitripennis strain AsymCx chromosome 3, Nvit_psr_1.1, whole genome shotgun sequence:
- the LOC100121959 gene encoding transmembrane GTPase Marf isoform X4, translating to MSDEKQIFVKAKKKINDIFLEIDDYVDDTVRFIGSLRDDHNIISPPEVKKVESYTDKVQGIRDVLKRDHMKVAFFGRTSNGKSTVINAMLRDKILPSGIGHTTNCFLQVEGSEGGEAYLVTEASDAKQPVQSVGQLGHALCKEKLCESNLVRIFWPKDKCLLLRDDVVFVDSPGVDVTPNLDDWIDKHCLDADVFVLVANAESTLMIAEKNFFHKVSTKLSKPNIFILNNRWDASASEPEFLDEVRAQHQERAVDFLAKELKVCNPKDAEERVFFISAKETLQARLQEARGQPAHNGALAEGFQNRYFEFQDFERKFEECISKSAVKTKFEQHSQRGKHIATEIRQTLDEILERTQKMKSEQVNVKKEVHDKLNFTEQQLMILTQEMKDKIHRMVEDVEQRVSKALNEEIRRLAVLVDEFSVPFHPEPLVLNVYKRELHVHVENGLGSNLRARLSTALALNIENSQREMTERMSCLLPENKRQMSLNVMPRREPFEILYRLNCDNLCADFHEDLEFRFSWGITALINRFAGKQSQRLAITNLPQEIPQSLVSPADSIDSSKFVSTANCFAPRQDDWSLATRVAIASITSQGTMGGLIVAGFMLKTVGWRLIAVTGAIYGALYMYERLTWTNKAKEREFKRQYVSHATKKLKLIVDLTSANCSHQVQQELSSTFARLCHLVDETTSEMDSELKTIATTLRTLEEAATNAKVLRNKANYLANELDLFDAAYLKSLH from the exons ATGTCTGACGAGAAACAG ATATTTGTCAAAGCCAAGAAAAAGATCAATGACATCTTTCTTGAAATTGATGATTATGTGGATGACACAGTACGGTTTATTGGAT CACTGCGAGATGATCACAATATCATTAGCCCTCCAGAGGTGAAAAAGGTTGAAAGCTATACAGATAAAGTACAAGGGATCAGAGATGTTCTCAAGAGGGATCACATGAAAGTGGCCTTCTTTGGAAg AACAAGCAATGGAAAGAGTACTGTTATCAATGCTATGTTAAGAGACAAAATATTACCCAGTGGTATAGGTCACACAACTAACTGTTTTCTACAAGTTGAGGGATCTGAAGGGGGAGAAGCATATCTAGTTACTGAAGCTTCTGATGCAAAGCAGCCAGTCCAATCAGTTGGACAACTTGGTCATGCTTTAtgcaaagaaaaattatgCGAAAGCAACTTAGTAAGAATATTCTGGCCAAAAGACAAGTGCCTACTTTTAAGAGATGATGTAGTCTTTGTGGATAGTCCTGGTGTTGATGTCACACCAAATCTTGATGATTGGATTGACAAACATTGCCTGGATGCtgatgtttttgttttggttgctAATGCGGAATCTACATTGATGATTGCG gagaaaaactttttccacaaagtttcaacaaaattgtcaaaaccaaatattttcatACTCAACAATAGATGGGATGCATCTGCATCAGAGCCAGAGTTCCTCGATGAG GTGAGAGCGCAACATCAGGAGCGTGCCGTAGATTTTCTAGCAAAGGAATTAAAGGTGTGCAATCCTAAGGATGCGGAGGAGCGTGTTTTTTTCATTTCGGCTAAGGAAACGTTGCAAGCGCGACTTCAGGAGGCACGTGGCCAACCAGCTCACA ATGGTGCACTCGCTGAAGGATTCCAAAACCGGTACTTCGAGTTCCAAGATTTCGAGCGTAAATTTGAAGAATGTATCTCTAAATCAGCCGTCAAAACTAAATTCGAACAGCATTCCCAGCGAGGCAAACACATCGCTAC GGAAATACGTCAAACTCTGGACGAGATTCTGGAACGAACGCAAAAGATGAAATCCGAGCAAGTAAACGTGAAAAAAGAAGTGCATGATAAGCTGAATTTTACCGAACAACAGCTCATGATCCTTACGCAAGAGATGAAGGATAAAATCCACCGCATGGTTGAAGATGTAGAGCAGCGAGTCTCCAAAGCTCTGAACGAAGAAATTCGTCGCCTCGCCGTTCTCGTAGACGAATTCAGCGTCCCCTTTCACCCGGAGCCCCTAGTACTCAACGTTTACAAACGCGAACTCCATGTTCATGTGGAGAACGGTCTTGGCTCGAATTTGAGAGCACGTTTGAGTACTGCTCTTGCGTTGAACATCGAGAACTCGCAGAGGGAGATGACCGAGAGGATGTCCTGTCTGCTACCTGAGAACAAGCGGCAGATGTCGTTGAACGTGATGCCGAGAAGGGAACCGTTTGAAATTCTTTATAGGCTTAACTGCGATAATCTGTGCGCAGATTTCCACGAGGACTTGGAATTCCGGTTCTCTTGGGGTATCACTGCGCTTATCAACAGGTTCGCTGGAAAACAAAGTCAGAGGCTTGCTATCACGAATTTACCGCAGGAG ATTCCACAGTCTCTTGTTTCACCTGCAGATAGCATAGACTCTTCTAAATTCGTTTCTACCGCGAATTGTTTTGCACCAAGGCAGGATGATTGGTCACTGGCTACCAGAGTAGCAATAGCGTCGATAACTTCTCAGGGAACGATGGGAGGTCTTATAGTAGCAGGATTT atGTTAAAAACTGTTGGTTGGAGACTCATAGCAGTAACTGGAGCGATTTATGGAGCTTTATACATGTACGAACGTTTAACGTGGACGAATAAAGCAAAGGAACGTGAATTTAAGAGGCAATATGTTTCACATGCTACAAAGAAGCTGAAACTTATTGTTGATCTTACTTCGGCCAATTGCAGTCACCAAGTTCAACA AGAATTGTCGAGCACATTCGCACGATTATGCCACTTGGTAGACGAAACCACGTCTGAAATGGATAGTGAATTGAAGACGATCGCTACGACACTTCGTACTTTGGAGGAGGCAGCCACCAACGCTAAAGTACTCAGAAACAAAGCGAATTATTTAGCAAATGAACTCGATCTATTTGATGCAGCTTACTTGAAatctttacattaa
- the LOC100121959 gene encoding transmembrane GTPase Marf isoform X2 has translation MAAYINRTMSMIAGENQFRTNDIRTENSPLQIFVKAKKKINDIFLEIDDYVDDTVRFIGSLRDDHNIISPPEVKKVESYTDKVQGIRDVLKRDHMKVAFFGRTSNGKSTVINAMLRDKILPSGIGHTTNCFLQVEGSEGGEAYLVTEASDAKQPVQSVGQLGHALCKEKLCESNLVRIFWPKDKCLLLRDDVVFVDSPGVDVTPNLDDWIDKHCLDADVFVLVANAESTLMIAEKNFFHKVSTKLSKPNIFILNNRWDASASEPEFLDEVRAQHQERAVDFLAKELKVCNPKDAEERVFFISAKETLQARLQEARGQPAHNGALAEGFQNRYFEFQDFERKFEECISKSAVKTKFEQHSQRGKHIATEIRQTLDEILERTQKMKSEQVNVKKEVHDKLNFTEQQLMILTQEMKDKIHRMVEDVEQRVSKALNEEIRRLAVLVDEFSVPFHPEPLVLNVYKRELHVHVENGLGSNLRARLSTALALNIENSQREMTERMSCLLPENKRQMSLNVMPRREPFEILYRLNCDNLCADFHEDLEFRFSWGITALINRFAGKQSQRLAITNLPQEIPQSLVSPADSIDSSKFVSTANCFAPRQDDWSLATRVAIASITSQGTMGGLIVAGFMLKTVGWRLIAVTGAIYGALYMYERLTWTNKAKEREFKRQYVSHATKKLKLIVDLTSANCSHQVQQELSSTFARLCHLVDETTSEMDSELKTIATTLRTLEEAATNAKVLRNKANYLANELDLFDAAYLKSLH, from the exons ATGGCTGCATATATCAATCGCACAATGTCTATGATTGCTGGAGAGAATCAATTTCGCACAAATGATATTAGAACTGAAAATTCTCCTCTGCAGATATTTGTCAAAGCCAAGAAAAAGATCAATGACATCTTTCTTGAAATTGATGATTATGTGGATGACACAGTACGGTTTATTGGAT CACTGCGAGATGATCACAATATCATTAGCCCTCCAGAGGTGAAAAAGGTTGAAAGCTATACAGATAAAGTACAAGGGATCAGAGATGTTCTCAAGAGGGATCACATGAAAGTGGCCTTCTTTGGAAg AACAAGCAATGGAAAGAGTACTGTTATCAATGCTATGTTAAGAGACAAAATATTACCCAGTGGTATAGGTCACACAACTAACTGTTTTCTACAAGTTGAGGGATCTGAAGGGGGAGAAGCATATCTAGTTACTGAAGCTTCTGATGCAAAGCAGCCAGTCCAATCAGTTGGACAACTTGGTCATGCTTTAtgcaaagaaaaattatgCGAAAGCAACTTAGTAAGAATATTCTGGCCAAAAGACAAGTGCCTACTTTTAAGAGATGATGTAGTCTTTGTGGATAGTCCTGGTGTTGATGTCACACCAAATCTTGATGATTGGATTGACAAACATTGCCTGGATGCtgatgtttttgttttggttgctAATGCGGAATCTACATTGATGATTGCG gagaaaaactttttccacaaagtttcaacaaaattgtcaaaaccaaatattttcatACTCAACAATAGATGGGATGCATCTGCATCAGAGCCAGAGTTCCTCGATGAG GTGAGAGCGCAACATCAGGAGCGTGCCGTAGATTTTCTAGCAAAGGAATTAAAGGTGTGCAATCCTAAGGATGCGGAGGAGCGTGTTTTTTTCATTTCGGCTAAGGAAACGTTGCAAGCGCGACTTCAGGAGGCACGTGGCCAACCAGCTCACA ATGGTGCACTCGCTGAAGGATTCCAAAACCGGTACTTCGAGTTCCAAGATTTCGAGCGTAAATTTGAAGAATGTATCTCTAAATCAGCCGTCAAAACTAAATTCGAACAGCATTCCCAGCGAGGCAAACACATCGCTAC GGAAATACGTCAAACTCTGGACGAGATTCTGGAACGAACGCAAAAGATGAAATCCGAGCAAGTAAACGTGAAAAAAGAAGTGCATGATAAGCTGAATTTTACCGAACAACAGCTCATGATCCTTACGCAAGAGATGAAGGATAAAATCCACCGCATGGTTGAAGATGTAGAGCAGCGAGTCTCCAAAGCTCTGAACGAAGAAATTCGTCGCCTCGCCGTTCTCGTAGACGAATTCAGCGTCCCCTTTCACCCGGAGCCCCTAGTACTCAACGTTTACAAACGCGAACTCCATGTTCATGTGGAGAACGGTCTTGGCTCGAATTTGAGAGCACGTTTGAGTACTGCTCTTGCGTTGAACATCGAGAACTCGCAGAGGGAGATGACCGAGAGGATGTCCTGTCTGCTACCTGAGAACAAGCGGCAGATGTCGTTGAACGTGATGCCGAGAAGGGAACCGTTTGAAATTCTTTATAGGCTTAACTGCGATAATCTGTGCGCAGATTTCCACGAGGACTTGGAATTCCGGTTCTCTTGGGGTATCACTGCGCTTATCAACAGGTTCGCTGGAAAACAAAGTCAGAGGCTTGCTATCACGAATTTACCGCAGGAG ATTCCACAGTCTCTTGTTTCACCTGCAGATAGCATAGACTCTTCTAAATTCGTTTCTACCGCGAATTGTTTTGCACCAAGGCAGGATGATTGGTCACTGGCTACCAGAGTAGCAATAGCGTCGATAACTTCTCAGGGAACGATGGGAGGTCTTATAGTAGCAGGATTT atGTTAAAAACTGTTGGTTGGAGACTCATAGCAGTAACTGGAGCGATTTATGGAGCTTTATACATGTACGAACGTTTAACGTGGACGAATAAAGCAAAGGAACGTGAATTTAAGAGGCAATATGTTTCACATGCTACAAAGAAGCTGAAACTTATTGTTGATCTTACTTCGGCCAATTGCAGTCACCAAGTTCAACA AGAATTGTCGAGCACATTCGCACGATTATGCCACTTGGTAGACGAAACCACGTCTGAAATGGATAGTGAATTGAAGACGATCGCTACGACACTTCGTACTTTGGAGGAGGCAGCCACCAACGCTAAAGTACTCAGAAACAAAGCGAATTATTTAGCAAATGAACTCGATCTATTTGATGCAGCTTACTTGAAatctttacattaa
- the LOC100121959 gene encoding transmembrane GTPase Marf isoform X1: protein MAAYINRTMSMIAGENQFRTNDIRTENSPLQIFVKAKKKINDIFLEIDDYVDDTVRFIGSLRDDHNIISPPEVKKVESYTDKVQGIRDVLKRDHMKVAFFGRTSNGKSTVINAMLRDKILPSGIGHTTNCFLQVEGSEGGEAYLVTEASDAKQPVQSVGQLGHALCKEKLCESNLVRIFWPKDKCLLLRDDVVFVDSPGVDVTPNLDDWIDKHCLDADVFVLVANAESTLMIAEKNFFHKVSTKLSKPNIFILNNRWDASASEPEFLDELVDEQKEVRAQHQERAVDFLAKELKVCNPKDAEERVFFISAKETLQARLQEARGQPAHNGALAEGFQNRYFEFQDFERKFEECISKSAVKTKFEQHSQRGKHIATEIRQTLDEILERTQKMKSEQVNVKKEVHDKLNFTEQQLMILTQEMKDKIHRMVEDVEQRVSKALNEEIRRLAVLVDEFSVPFHPEPLVLNVYKRELHVHVENGLGSNLRARLSTALALNIENSQREMTERMSCLLPENKRQMSLNVMPRREPFEILYRLNCDNLCADFHEDLEFRFSWGITALINRFAGKQSQRLAITNLPQEIPQSLVSPADSIDSSKFVSTANCFAPRQDDWSLATRVAIASITSQGTMGGLIVAGFMLKTVGWRLIAVTGAIYGALYMYERLTWTNKAKEREFKRQYVSHATKKLKLIVDLTSANCSHQVQQELSSTFARLCHLVDETTSEMDSELKTIATTLRTLEEAATNAKVLRNKANYLANELDLFDAAYLKSLH, encoded by the exons ATGGCTGCATATATCAATCGCACAATGTCTATGATTGCTGGAGAGAATCAATTTCGCACAAATGATATTAGAACTGAAAATTCTCCTCTGCAGATATTTGTCAAAGCCAAGAAAAAGATCAATGACATCTTTCTTGAAATTGATGATTATGTGGATGACACAGTACGGTTTATTGGAT CACTGCGAGATGATCACAATATCATTAGCCCTCCAGAGGTGAAAAAGGTTGAAAGCTATACAGATAAAGTACAAGGGATCAGAGATGTTCTCAAGAGGGATCACATGAAAGTGGCCTTCTTTGGAAg AACAAGCAATGGAAAGAGTACTGTTATCAATGCTATGTTAAGAGACAAAATATTACCCAGTGGTATAGGTCACACAACTAACTGTTTTCTACAAGTTGAGGGATCTGAAGGGGGAGAAGCATATCTAGTTACTGAAGCTTCTGATGCAAAGCAGCCAGTCCAATCAGTTGGACAACTTGGTCATGCTTTAtgcaaagaaaaattatgCGAAAGCAACTTAGTAAGAATATTCTGGCCAAAAGACAAGTGCCTACTTTTAAGAGATGATGTAGTCTTTGTGGATAGTCCTGGTGTTGATGTCACACCAAATCTTGATGATTGGATTGACAAACATTGCCTGGATGCtgatgtttttgttttggttgctAATGCGGAATCTACATTGATGATTGCG gagaaaaactttttccacaaagtttcaacaaaattgtcaaaaccaaatattttcatACTCAACAATAGATGGGATGCATCTGCATCAGAGCCAGAGTTCCTCGATGAG CTGGTCGATGAGCAAAAGGAG GTGAGAGCGCAACATCAGGAGCGTGCCGTAGATTTTCTAGCAAAGGAATTAAAGGTGTGCAATCCTAAGGATGCGGAGGAGCGTGTTTTTTTCATTTCGGCTAAGGAAACGTTGCAAGCGCGACTTCAGGAGGCACGTGGCCAACCAGCTCACA ATGGTGCACTCGCTGAAGGATTCCAAAACCGGTACTTCGAGTTCCAAGATTTCGAGCGTAAATTTGAAGAATGTATCTCTAAATCAGCCGTCAAAACTAAATTCGAACAGCATTCCCAGCGAGGCAAACACATCGCTAC GGAAATACGTCAAACTCTGGACGAGATTCTGGAACGAACGCAAAAGATGAAATCCGAGCAAGTAAACGTGAAAAAAGAAGTGCATGATAAGCTGAATTTTACCGAACAACAGCTCATGATCCTTACGCAAGAGATGAAGGATAAAATCCACCGCATGGTTGAAGATGTAGAGCAGCGAGTCTCCAAAGCTCTGAACGAAGAAATTCGTCGCCTCGCCGTTCTCGTAGACGAATTCAGCGTCCCCTTTCACCCGGAGCCCCTAGTACTCAACGTTTACAAACGCGAACTCCATGTTCATGTGGAGAACGGTCTTGGCTCGAATTTGAGAGCACGTTTGAGTACTGCTCTTGCGTTGAACATCGAGAACTCGCAGAGGGAGATGACCGAGAGGATGTCCTGTCTGCTACCTGAGAACAAGCGGCAGATGTCGTTGAACGTGATGCCGAGAAGGGAACCGTTTGAAATTCTTTATAGGCTTAACTGCGATAATCTGTGCGCAGATTTCCACGAGGACTTGGAATTCCGGTTCTCTTGGGGTATCACTGCGCTTATCAACAGGTTCGCTGGAAAACAAAGTCAGAGGCTTGCTATCACGAATTTACCGCAGGAG ATTCCACAGTCTCTTGTTTCACCTGCAGATAGCATAGACTCTTCTAAATTCGTTTCTACCGCGAATTGTTTTGCACCAAGGCAGGATGATTGGTCACTGGCTACCAGAGTAGCAATAGCGTCGATAACTTCTCAGGGAACGATGGGAGGTCTTATAGTAGCAGGATTT atGTTAAAAACTGTTGGTTGGAGACTCATAGCAGTAACTGGAGCGATTTATGGAGCTTTATACATGTACGAACGTTTAACGTGGACGAATAAAGCAAAGGAACGTGAATTTAAGAGGCAATATGTTTCACATGCTACAAAGAAGCTGAAACTTATTGTTGATCTTACTTCGGCCAATTGCAGTCACCAAGTTCAACA AGAATTGTCGAGCACATTCGCACGATTATGCCACTTGGTAGACGAAACCACGTCTGAAATGGATAGTGAATTGAAGACGATCGCTACGACACTTCGTACTTTGGAGGAGGCAGCCACCAACGCTAAAGTACTCAGAAACAAAGCGAATTATTTAGCAAATGAACTCGATCTATTTGATGCAGCTTACTTGAAatctttacattaa
- the LOC100121959 gene encoding transmembrane GTPase Marf isoform X3, which translates to MSDEKQIFVKAKKKINDIFLEIDDYVDDTVRFIGSLRDDHNIISPPEVKKVESYTDKVQGIRDVLKRDHMKVAFFGRTSNGKSTVINAMLRDKILPSGIGHTTNCFLQVEGSEGGEAYLVTEASDAKQPVQSVGQLGHALCKEKLCESNLVRIFWPKDKCLLLRDDVVFVDSPGVDVTPNLDDWIDKHCLDADVFVLVANAESTLMIAEKNFFHKVSTKLSKPNIFILNNRWDASASEPEFLDELVDEQKEVRAQHQERAVDFLAKELKVCNPKDAEERVFFISAKETLQARLQEARGQPAHNGALAEGFQNRYFEFQDFERKFEECISKSAVKTKFEQHSQRGKHIATEIRQTLDEILERTQKMKSEQVNVKKEVHDKLNFTEQQLMILTQEMKDKIHRMVEDVEQRVSKALNEEIRRLAVLVDEFSVPFHPEPLVLNVYKRELHVHVENGLGSNLRARLSTALALNIENSQREMTERMSCLLPENKRQMSLNVMPRREPFEILYRLNCDNLCADFHEDLEFRFSWGITALINRFAGKQSQRLAITNLPQEIPQSLVSPADSIDSSKFVSTANCFAPRQDDWSLATRVAIASITSQGTMGGLIVAGFMLKTVGWRLIAVTGAIYGALYMYERLTWTNKAKEREFKRQYVSHATKKLKLIVDLTSANCSHQVQQELSSTFARLCHLVDETTSEMDSELKTIATTLRTLEEAATNAKVLRNKANYLANELDLFDAAYLKSLH; encoded by the exons ATGTCTGACGAGAAACAG ATATTTGTCAAAGCCAAGAAAAAGATCAATGACATCTTTCTTGAAATTGATGATTATGTGGATGACACAGTACGGTTTATTGGAT CACTGCGAGATGATCACAATATCATTAGCCCTCCAGAGGTGAAAAAGGTTGAAAGCTATACAGATAAAGTACAAGGGATCAGAGATGTTCTCAAGAGGGATCACATGAAAGTGGCCTTCTTTGGAAg AACAAGCAATGGAAAGAGTACTGTTATCAATGCTATGTTAAGAGACAAAATATTACCCAGTGGTATAGGTCACACAACTAACTGTTTTCTACAAGTTGAGGGATCTGAAGGGGGAGAAGCATATCTAGTTACTGAAGCTTCTGATGCAAAGCAGCCAGTCCAATCAGTTGGACAACTTGGTCATGCTTTAtgcaaagaaaaattatgCGAAAGCAACTTAGTAAGAATATTCTGGCCAAAAGACAAGTGCCTACTTTTAAGAGATGATGTAGTCTTTGTGGATAGTCCTGGTGTTGATGTCACACCAAATCTTGATGATTGGATTGACAAACATTGCCTGGATGCtgatgtttttgttttggttgctAATGCGGAATCTACATTGATGATTGCG gagaaaaactttttccacaaagtttcaacaaaattgtcaaaaccaaatattttcatACTCAACAATAGATGGGATGCATCTGCATCAGAGCCAGAGTTCCTCGATGAG CTGGTCGATGAGCAAAAGGAG GTGAGAGCGCAACATCAGGAGCGTGCCGTAGATTTTCTAGCAAAGGAATTAAAGGTGTGCAATCCTAAGGATGCGGAGGAGCGTGTTTTTTTCATTTCGGCTAAGGAAACGTTGCAAGCGCGACTTCAGGAGGCACGTGGCCAACCAGCTCACA ATGGTGCACTCGCTGAAGGATTCCAAAACCGGTACTTCGAGTTCCAAGATTTCGAGCGTAAATTTGAAGAATGTATCTCTAAATCAGCCGTCAAAACTAAATTCGAACAGCATTCCCAGCGAGGCAAACACATCGCTAC GGAAATACGTCAAACTCTGGACGAGATTCTGGAACGAACGCAAAAGATGAAATCCGAGCAAGTAAACGTGAAAAAAGAAGTGCATGATAAGCTGAATTTTACCGAACAACAGCTCATGATCCTTACGCAAGAGATGAAGGATAAAATCCACCGCATGGTTGAAGATGTAGAGCAGCGAGTCTCCAAAGCTCTGAACGAAGAAATTCGTCGCCTCGCCGTTCTCGTAGACGAATTCAGCGTCCCCTTTCACCCGGAGCCCCTAGTACTCAACGTTTACAAACGCGAACTCCATGTTCATGTGGAGAACGGTCTTGGCTCGAATTTGAGAGCACGTTTGAGTACTGCTCTTGCGTTGAACATCGAGAACTCGCAGAGGGAGATGACCGAGAGGATGTCCTGTCTGCTACCTGAGAACAAGCGGCAGATGTCGTTGAACGTGATGCCGAGAAGGGAACCGTTTGAAATTCTTTATAGGCTTAACTGCGATAATCTGTGCGCAGATTTCCACGAGGACTTGGAATTCCGGTTCTCTTGGGGTATCACTGCGCTTATCAACAGGTTCGCTGGAAAACAAAGTCAGAGGCTTGCTATCACGAATTTACCGCAGGAG ATTCCACAGTCTCTTGTTTCACCTGCAGATAGCATAGACTCTTCTAAATTCGTTTCTACCGCGAATTGTTTTGCACCAAGGCAGGATGATTGGTCACTGGCTACCAGAGTAGCAATAGCGTCGATAACTTCTCAGGGAACGATGGGAGGTCTTATAGTAGCAGGATTT atGTTAAAAACTGTTGGTTGGAGACTCATAGCAGTAACTGGAGCGATTTATGGAGCTTTATACATGTACGAACGTTTAACGTGGACGAATAAAGCAAAGGAACGTGAATTTAAGAGGCAATATGTTTCACATGCTACAAAGAAGCTGAAACTTATTGTTGATCTTACTTCGGCCAATTGCAGTCACCAAGTTCAACA AGAATTGTCGAGCACATTCGCACGATTATGCCACTTGGTAGACGAAACCACGTCTGAAATGGATAGTGAATTGAAGACGATCGCTACGACACTTCGTACTTTGGAGGAGGCAGCCACCAACGCTAAAGTACTCAGAAACAAAGCGAATTATTTAGCAAATGAACTCGATCTATTTGATGCAGCTTACTTGAAatctttacattaa